One part of the Triplophysa dalaica isolate WHDGS20190420 chromosome 25, ASM1584641v1, whole genome shotgun sequence genome encodes these proteins:
- the cart4 gene encoding cocaine- and amphetamine-regulated transcript 4: MDSIRAAVYLSICLSLLCVCRGQMSTGNQLSSQEEQFIKKDLVEALEELLDGEQDNRLSVEKRASVIPRCDVGERCAMKHGPRIGRLCDCMRGTACNTFFLRCY; encoded by the exons atggacagcatCCGAGCAGCGGTATACCTGAGCATTTGCCTCTCGTTACTGTGCGTCTGTCGGGGTCAGATGTCAACGGGCAACCAGCTTTCTTCGCAAGAGGAACAATTCATCAAAAAAGATCTG GTTGAGGCTCTCGAGGAACTTTTGGATGGAGAACAAGACAACAGATTATCTGTGGAGAAAAGGGCTAGCGTCATACCAAGG tgCGACGTGGGAGAGCGCTGCGCCATGAAGCATGGACCACGCATCGGGCGGCTATGTGATTGTATGCGAGGAACAGCCTGCAATACTTTCTTCTTGCGCTGCTACTGA
- the si:ch211-191i18.4 gene encoding cocaine- and amphetamine-regulated transcript protein isoform X2, which produces MINNGVDSRPPDNLPISAHKDDVTDETSHREHKQIVPMLRRKFTRLPSICRRLRRRRITILCNTAKFCSARRHSLRGHVCSCPKGSKCKYFFLWSL; this is translated from the exons ATGATCAACAA CGGCGTGGATTCAAGACCACCGGATAATTTACCAATATCAGCGCACAAAGACGACGTGACTGACGAG ACAAGCCATCGGGAACATAAACAGATCGTGCCCATGTTGAGGAGAAAGTTCACCCGTCTTCCGAGTATATGTAGACGTCTGAGGAGAAGGAGGATAACTATTCTG TGTAATACCGCAAAGTTCTGTTCTGCCAGAAGACATTCCCTACGTGGCCATGTGTGCTCCTGTCCAAAAGGCTCAAAGTgcaaatatttctttttatggAGTTTGTGA
- the jtb gene encoding protein JTB isoform X2: MESDCRIPMSCLRPRILALHALFWGLVSLRVFGAAFLGDEKATAVTKAAAAPCWQVEEFLVAKECSPCDGLQLKTVPACVQTGYVEIINCTKSNKDTFKSCRSTKMEEHLFWKFEGAMLALSVVFAIVVVARQRSLDRQASDKVRRQIESI, from the exons ATGGAAAGCGACTGTAGGATTCCGATGTCGTGTCTGAGACCCCGAATCCTGGCCCTGCACGCGTTATTCTGGGGTTTAGTTTCTCTTAG AGTGTTTGGAGCAGCTTTTCTTGGTGATGAGAAGGCCACAG CGGTTACAAAGGCTGCGGCAGCACCATGTTGGCAGGTGGAAGAGTTTTTAGTGGCTAAAGAGTGCAGTCCATGTGACGGCTTGCAATTG AAAACTGTACCAGCCTGTGTCCAAACTGGATATGTAGAAATTATCAACTGCACGAAGTCTAACAAAGATACGTTCAAAAG CTGTCGGTCCACCAAAATGGAGGAGCACCTCTTCTGGAAGTTTGAAGGTGCCATGCTAGCTCTGtctgttgtctttgcaataGTGGTGGTCGCTAGGCAAAGGTCACTCGACCGTCAAGCCTCAGACAAGGTTCGCAGACAGATAGAATCTATATAG
- the jtb gene encoding protein JTB isoform X1, protein MESDCRIPMSCLRPRILALHALFWGLVSLRVFGAAFLGDEKATVAVTKAAAAPCWQVEEFLVAKECSPCDGLQLKTVPACVQTGYVEIINCTKSNKDTFKSCRSTKMEEHLFWKFEGAMLALSVVFAIVVVARQRSLDRQASDKVRRQIESI, encoded by the exons ATGGAAAGCGACTGTAGGATTCCGATGTCGTGTCTGAGACCCCGAATCCTGGCCCTGCACGCGTTATTCTGGGGTTTAGTTTCTCTTAG AGTGTTTGGAGCAGCTTTTCTTGGTGATGAGAAGGCCACAG tAGCGGTTACAAAGGCTGCGGCAGCACCATGTTGGCAGGTGGAAGAGTTTTTAGTGGCTAAAGAGTGCAGTCCATGTGACGGCTTGCAATTG AAAACTGTACCAGCCTGTGTCCAAACTGGATATGTAGAAATTATCAACTGCACGAAGTCTAACAAAGATACGTTCAAAAG CTGTCGGTCCACCAAAATGGAGGAGCACCTCTTCTGGAAGTTTGAAGGTGCCATGCTAGCTCTGtctgttgtctttgcaataGTGGTGGTCGCTAGGCAAAGGTCACTCGACCGTCAAGCCTCAGACAAGGTTCGCAGACAGATAGAATCTATATAG
- the si:ch211-191i18.4 gene encoding cocaine- and amphetamine-regulated transcript protein isoform X1 — protein MTSLSVLFIAILCVLYINTHISGVDSRPPDNLPISAHKDDVTDETSHREHKQIVPMLRRKFTRLPSICRRLRRRRITILCNTAKFCSARRHSLRGHVCSCPKGSKCKYFFLWSL, from the exons ATGACCAGTTTATCTGTACTTTTCATTGCGATTCTCTGTGTTTTGTACATAAATACTCATATCAGCGGCGTGGATTCAAGACCACCGGATAATTTACCAATATCAGCGCACAAAGACGACGTGACTGACGAG ACAAGCCATCGGGAACATAAACAGATCGTGCCCATGTTGAGGAGAAAGTTCACCCGTCTTCCGAGTATATGTAGACGTCTGAGGAGAAGGAGGATAACTATTCTG TGTAATACCGCAAAGTTCTGTTCTGCCAGAAGACATTCCCTACGTGGCCATGTGTGCTCCTGTCCAAAAGGCTCAAAGTgcaaatatttctttttatggAGTTTGTGA